Genomic segment of Neoarius graeffei isolate fNeoGra1 chromosome 7, fNeoGra1.pri, whole genome shotgun sequence:
GCTTTACAGTGCTtccaataccatcacagggtgatttaccaagagaagtggcaaagaaatgccattctgacaaaagtccaaaatagtctgaatgctttattagatttgtgaaatttttatagttttataatttttatagtttttgtattgggctgctgatccatcactgaagtaaatgacctttttcagtttttatgcatctctggatgcatccaagtagattatatgccttaaaacagcatttctgtcgatcgtaaaacatgccgtacttgataccttaatatttatagtttggtttagggtaccaacttcatatttcgtgcatttgctaatcaaaacaagctctttccagtggtataattgtttttatggtagacattgtcatacatttgtaatatgcatttgaattataggtgcaaaatgttttttttttttttttttaaagcctaataaatcagaaagtttgatttcttttgaacacatacgtagttgcctaaagagtactataacatgagtaataaataagaaaatttttaagatctggtgtgctttaatgtggagatatggggcgtcaaagttgctccaaagcacgatagaagacatttttatatgattttcagcaagctataacatggcaaatattgaactgtgaactttctgttttggtatttaaaggcatctggcattgaagaacaatccttgaaaatttcatgtatcttgcatgaatagtttaaaagtaaagacttatggaagttaggtccgttttctgtagtaTGCGTTTCAACAGTGCAATTGGGGCCACaccccttttttaaagcccctatatctcagaaactaatgaaggtacaagcctaaaattttgtacactatttattgggcacattgacaatatttccagaaagtatgaagcaaatctgagatggtcagtggtgaacatttttctaaatctggtgatttgggtcGGAATTACCCTTATGTTTCACGCCTCTAGTCATCTTATACAGTGGTTCTCAGTGTGGTATGGGACCCTCAGGGGTCTAAGAAGCACAGTGACTCGATGTATTATTGACCTACAGTTATTAACCTGTTTGACTGCTCAAATGAATTGAATGGGTTTAGTTCAAACCTAAATAACTCAAAAGCAAACTAACTTTTATAAATAATGTGAAATCGGACCTAATGTGTCGTATTGGTGGAATGTTGAGGAATTAAAAGGGGTATGGCTTCAGGAAATAGCCCGATTATGATTGTACACATTTACATAATGAGCTGAATATTTGTATAGTTGGAATATGCGAGCTCATAAAAGAGGACCTGCTGTCTTTACGTATTACACAGTTGAAGAAGTCACTGGCTACAAAAAGCTGATCTCAGATACACATCTCTGATAGAAACCAGCTGCATGAACTCTTCTCTTATCTCTAGACGGAGCACTCCTGTTTCATCAGCTTCCCCTGGTTGAAATGGACGGAATGAAGCTTGTTCAGACGAAGGCCATCTTGAACTACGTTGCTGGAAAATACAACCTCTATGGGAAGGATATTAAAGAGCGTGTGATGTGAGTGCAAGTCTTTTTAAATAGATGTCTGAACTGAATTGTATCACTTGTATGTATCTGGTTTACCTGAAGCCATACTacattccctctctctccctctccttttttttttttttttttttaaaggattgatATGTACTCTGAGGGTATTAGGGACATCATGGAACTGGTGCTTTATCTGCCCTTTCTACCTGATGATCAAAAACAGGGTCAACTGGataaaatacaaacaaaagctgtgaaatGTGGTTTTCCAGCTTATGAAAAGGTGTGGGGCTTACAGTAACAGTATAATCAAGCCATTCTTGTATGCATTTTCTCATAGGATTTGTAtcttctttctgtgtgtgtgtgtgtgtgtgtgtgtgtgtgtatacacaccatCGCTCTTAGGCTCTTGCTCATTCCCAGTACCTTGTGGGAAACCAGCTGAGTTGTGCAGATGTGCATCTTCTTGAGGTCACTCTCATGCTGGAGGAATTGTTCCCGACAATACTTTCCACTTTCCCCAAAATCCAGGTCAGTTTTATGCAACACACTGATCATGTCTTTTTGAAAAGGTTTATAAATTGTATACACTGGTGTGGCTGGGGAAAGTTTTCACTCTTGCAGCAGACTGTCTCACTAGAACCTCACCATAACCACTAAAGCCCTTCACAAAAGAACAGTTGCCTTTACTTAGGATTACAAGACATTTATGGTCAGCTCCAGAATTATTAGTACCAAAATGGTTTTTAAAAAGTTACAAATAGGCCTGTGGTTAATTAGCTTCTCAAAGTATGAGAGAAATTTCAACTTGAATGGAAGTAAAACCCTTATCGATAATGTTAAAGTGCACAGATGGCTCGAGTAACCATCCTGTGACGAAAATGTTCTATatgctgtatatattttttgATCATGGTTGCACAAATCACATCACGTATTAATTTTCTTTCAGGAATTCCAAAAGAGGATGAAAGCAATTCCAGCCATCAGTAAATTCTTGCAGCCTGGCAGTCAGAGGAAGCCTCCACCTGATGAAGTTTACGTAAAAACTGTCAAGAAAATATTGAGCCATCTTTTCGAGTAGAAGACAGAATGCTCGATCATTCAAGCAGTTAAGCTTTGTTGTCCCTTACGCACAAGAAGGGTTATGCAAGGTTCTTCATTATGGAGTAATTCTGTTTCACGCTGTGTTTTGCCATTCGGATGAAAGTAGGTAGTGAATGAATAGCTGTTTTTGCGCTACGAAATGTTCTACGCCAtatccacactgcaaaaaaatggcctttcaaaaataataaataaaagattaaaacgaaggcggcacggtggtgtagtggttagcgctgtcgcctcacagcaagaaggtcctgggttcgagccccggggccggcgagggcctttctgtgtggagtttgcatgttctccccgtgtccgcgtgggtttcctccgggtgctccggtttcccccacagtccaaagacatgcaggttaggttaactggtaactctaaattgaccgtaggtgtgaatgtgagtgtgaatggttgtctgtgtctatgtgtcagccctgtgatgacctggcgacttgtccagggtgtaccccgcctttcgcccgtagtcagctgggataggctccagcttgcctgcgaccctgtagaacaggataaagcggctagagataatgagatgagattaaaacgaAGCAtacttgcttgaatcaggtgaaaaaaaatctgccaatggaactagtcaaatttgacttggtaagatttcttaaagtaagatgaaagatCTAACCtgattttagatgaaataattccaaaataagattggggaacttattatgcgagatgtgattaactcaaaataatcaaaatagttcttagaaccagatcgtacttcttacatttagccattcaagtcattttttatttatttcattttaagggtatttcacttaaattcatgacaaagtcttagcagtaaaaactgaattgaagataaatatactaatattaggattgttaaattctacaactaagcattgctagcttgaaagattctccttttgtgacctgtaattagtaaaatactctagtagactggtaccaaaatccagaattgtgacacccaaaggcatttttgagacaaagttggcaaacagtcttattttgtcaatttgggtgtgccgaattcaagtctgcaatatgccgagctctatctgacctctgttgacctctagaggtcattgaactttgggcctgtaaacgtctcagctgaacccagtttctcagctttctaaggaatgaaatgcactaaaatgattaatgaagttagcaaat
This window contains:
- the LOC132888576 gene encoding glutathione S-transferase A2-like isoform X2, coding for MVCMTDLYCHFCNGALLFHQLPLVEMDGMKLVQTKAILNYVAGKYNLYGKDIKERVMIDMYSEGIRDIMELVLYLPFLPDDQKQGQLDKIQTKAVKCGFPAYEKALAHSQYLVGNQLSCADVHLLEVTLMLEELFPTILSTFPKIQEFQKRMKAIPAISKFLQPGSQRKPPPDEVYVKTVKKILSHLFE
- the LOC132888576 gene encoding glutathione S-transferase alpha-3-like isoform X1; this encodes MSGKVVLYYFNGRGRMEPIRWLLAVAGVEFEEVYVTTREQFLKLGDDGALLFHQLPLVEMDGMKLVQTKAILNYVAGKYNLYGKDIKERVMIDMYSEGIRDIMELVLYLPFLPDDQKQGQLDKIQTKAVKCGFPAYEKALAHSQYLVGNQLSCADVHLLEVTLMLEELFPTILSTFPKIQEFQKRMKAIPAISKFLQPGSQRKPPPDEVYVKTVKKILSHLFE